One Mesorhizobium loti genomic window carries:
- a CDS encoding rubrerythrin — MLSRVFGFGRRPFESLSEQEILALAISSEEDDGRIYRAYADGLAESFPQSAKVFEEMAEEEDGHRDALIELFRKRFGERIPLIRREHVKGYYERKPDWLVRPLGIEHVRSQAEAMERQAYLFYVEAAKRTTDASTRKLLDDLAIAEQGHETLAQRLEQKHVPGDVKDEEAAAEQRQFILTYVQPGLAGLMDGSVSTLAPIFAAAFATHDTWQTFLVGLAASIGAGISMGFTEVASDDGKLSGRGSPIKRGITTGVMTSAGGLGHALPYLIPHFWTATAVAAVVVFFELWAIAFVQNRYMQTPFLRAAFQVVLGGALVFAAGVLIGNA, encoded by the coding sequence CGCCGTCCCTTCGAATCGCTCTCCGAACAGGAGATCCTGGCACTTGCCATTTCATCCGAGGAAGATGACGGGCGCATCTACCGGGCCTATGCCGACGGGCTGGCGGAAAGCTTTCCGCAATCGGCAAAAGTGTTCGAGGAGATGGCCGAGGAAGAGGACGGTCATCGCGACGCGCTGATCGAGCTCTTCCGCAAGCGTTTCGGCGAGCGCATCCCGCTGATCCGGCGCGAACATGTGAAGGGCTATTACGAACGCAAGCCCGACTGGCTGGTGCGGCCGCTCGGCATCGAACATGTACGCAGCCAGGCCGAAGCGATGGAGCGGCAGGCTTACCTGTTCTACGTCGAAGCGGCAAAGCGCACGACGGATGCCTCGACGCGAAAATTGCTCGACGACCTGGCGATAGCCGAACAGGGCCACGAGACGCTGGCGCAGCGGCTGGAACAGAAGCATGTCCCGGGCGACGTCAAGGATGAAGAGGCCGCCGCCGAGCAGCGCCAGTTCATCCTCACCTATGTGCAGCCGGGCCTGGCCGGGCTGATGGACGGTTCGGTGTCGACGCTGGCGCCGATCTTTGCCGCCGCCTTTGCAACGCATGACACCTGGCAGACTTTCCTAGTCGGGCTTGCCGCGTCGATCGGCGCCGGCATCTCCATGGGCTTTACCGAAGTCGCTTCTGACGACGGCAAGCTCTCGGGTCGCGGCTCGCCGATAAAACGCGGCATCACCACCGGCGTCATGACCTCGGCCGGTGGTCTCGGCCACGCATTGCCCTATCTCATCCCGCATTTCTGGACGGCGACGGCTGTTGCAGCGGTGGTGGTGTTCTTCGAACTGTGGGCCATCGCCTTCGTCCAGAACCGCTACATGCAGACGCCGTTCCTGCGCGCTGCCTTCCAGGTGGTGCTGGGTGGCGCGCTGGTGTTCGCAGCCGGCGTGCTGATCGGGAATGCTTGA